The Arachis hypogaea cultivar Tifrunner chromosome 14, arahy.Tifrunner.gnm2.J5K5, whole genome shotgun sequence genome has a segment encoding these proteins:
- the LOC140178783 gene encoding glucan endo-1,3-beta-D-glucosidase-like — MDAPPGFSTGFRKHEVCRLKKALYGLKQSPCAWFGRFTVAMKRYGYKQSNSDHTLFLKKRGDLITCLIIYVDDMIITRSDAEEIANLRRNLFTDFEMKDLGGLKYFLGIEVQRSSKEIFISQKKYILDLLAETGMVDCKPIDTPMQVNHKLKIVEGATLPDKERYQRLVGKLIYLSHTRPDITYVVGIVSQFMHKLQEDHMEAAMKIVRYLKGAPRSRIIFKRNGHLKVEAYTDADWWATQMIEDQQLVTLHLLEATCFSCLVERYRYQIETEKKNGSGEKRKKEILLIAAGMHTRLALIAEEVDFLDVIPVVKKFLSETIGPWLDGTFNGNGFLYDEKWGGIITKQGSTDSGADFGFGVYNDHHYHLGYFLYGIAVLAKIDPKWGKKYKPQAYSLMSDFMNLGGGKTDHYHSTLNHHYHYTRLRCFDLYKLHSWAEGLTKFADGRNQESTSEAINAYYSEALLGLAYNDTELVSLGSTLTALEIHAAKMWWHVNGEGDSNMYEEDFVKENKLIGVLWSNKRDSGLRFAPPVWKECRLGIQLMPLVPVSEFLFSYKSFVKKVVEWTMPALYRNGVEDGWKEFVYALEGVYDNESALEKIRSLKHFDNGNSFSNLLWWIHSRGSSK; from the exons ATGGATGCTCCTCCAGGTTTCTCAACAGGATTTAGAAAACATGAAGTTTGCCGGTTAAAGAAGGCTCTTTATGGGCTTAAACAATCTCCATGTGCCTGGTTTGGAAGATTTACAGTTGCCATGAAAAGGTATGGGTACAAGCAAAGCAACTCTGATCATACCCTTTTTTTGAAAAAACGAGGAGATTTAATCACTTGCCTAATAATCTATGTGGATGATATGATCATAACGAGAAGTGATGCTGAAGAAATTGCAAATTTAAGAAGGAACCTATTTACAGACTTTgaaatgaaggatttgggagGACTAAAATATTTCTTAGGAATAGAGGTCCAACGATCCAGCAAAGAAATCTTTATCTCCCAAAAAAAGTACATTTTGGACCTTCTGGCAGAAACAGGAATGGTGGATTGCAAACCAATAGATACGCCCATGCAAGTTAATCACAAGTTGAAGATAGTAGAAGGTGCCACCTTACCAGATAAGGAAAGGTATCAACGACTAGTTggaaaactaatttatttatcaCATACTCGGCCTGACATAACTTATGTTGTGGGAATAGTAAGTCAGTTTATGCATAAGCTACAAGAAGATCATATGGAAGCTGCCATGAAGATAGTTCGATATTTGAAGGGAGCTCCAAGAAGTAGAATCATTTTCAAAAGGAATGGTCATTTGAAGGTTGAGGCATACACTGACGCAGATTGGTGGGCAACCCAAATGATAGAAGATCAACAGTTGGTTACTTTACACTTGTTGGAGGCAACCTG CTTCTCCTGTTTGGTTGAAAGGTATCGGTACCAAATTGAAACAGAGAAGAAGAATGGTAgtggagagaagagaaaaaaagagatttTACTAATAGCTGC TGGTATG CACACAAGGTTGGCTTTGATAGCTGAAGAAGTTGATTTTCTTGATGTGATTCCTGTGGTTAAGAAGTTCTTGAGTGAAACCATTGGTCCATGGCTAGATGGAACTTTCAATGGGAATGGATTTCTATATGATGAGAAATGGGGTGGAATTATTACCAAACAAGGTTCTACTGATTCAGGTGCTGATTTTGGCTTTGGAGTTtacaatgatcaccattatcatttgggATACTTTCTCTATGGAATTGCAGTGCTTGCAAAGATTGATCCAAAATGGGGTAAGAAGTACAAGCCTCAAGCCTATTCACTTATGTCAGATTTTATGAACTTAGGAGGAGGAAAAACAGACCATTATCATTCAACTTTGAATCATCATTATCATTACACACGTCTAAGGTGTTTTGATCTTTACAAATTGCATTCTTGGGCCGAAGGACTAACCAAATTCGCGGACGGAAGGAATCAAGAGAGCACAAGTGAAGCTATAAACGCATACTATTCAGAAGCATTGTTGGGTTTGGCATATAATGATACAGAACTTGTTTCATTAGGATCAACTCTTACAGCATTGGAAATTCATGCAGCTAAAATGTGGTGGCATGTGAATGGAGAAGGAGATAGTAATATGTATGAAGAAGATTTTGTAAAAGAGAATAAGTTAATTGGGGTTCTATGGTCTAATAAGAGAGACAGTGGATTACGGTTTGCACCTCCTGTGTGGAAAGAGTGTAGGCTTGGGATTCAGCTTATGCCATTGGTACCTGTTTCCGAATTCTTATTTTCTTATAAGAGTTTTGTGAAGAAGGTTGTAGAATGGACTATGCCTGCTTTGTATAGAAATGGTGTTGAAGATGGGTGGAAGGAATTTGTGTATGCATTGGAAGGAGTTTATGATAATGAAAGTGCTTTGGAGAAGATTAGAAGCTTGAAGCATTTTGATAATGGCAACTCATTTAGTAATTTGCTTTGGTGGATTCATAGCAGAGGTAGTAGTAAGTAG
- the LOC112744708 gene encoding glucan endo-1,3-beta-D-glucosidase-like, whose product MALTGERDEPFLFPSMDYQGDPPKFFSSDLLSSPLPTHSFFQNFVEADGHNSVYIHPYLIKSSASSVSLCYPSRRVHSGSIYQVFKADLTISSSTQQTQQGSQSHHHVISSFSDLSVTLDIPSSRLTFFLVRGCPYVTFSVSDQTPLFSITTVHKFSFFTSNSSLTKYDLKLDNGQAWLLYASLPIKVSNSYETMISFSKKYTSHDHGVSLVVRIALLPNSSSELEDDLDRYNTCYPVSGDALFTKPYCVEYKWKRGFGNGDLLMLAHPLHLQLLSKDEGNVTVLQDFKYRSIDGDLVGVVGDSWLLKADHVPVTWYSTRGVKEESFDEIKSALSKDVAGLCSSEITTISDYYYGKFIARAARLALIAEEIGFLEVVPSVKKFLHETIQPWLDGTFDGNGFLYDAKWGRISIEAYSAGYFLYGIAVLAKIDPASGMKYKPKAYSLMANFMNLARGSNSKYTRLRCFDLYKLHSWTLYEGLCYWESGWQQDSNSEAVNIYYSAALMGLAYGDLHLASIGSTLASLEIHAAKMWWHVKEGDNLYEDDFAKENKLVGYLSANYRLDLMRYYQSERECKIGFHVLPLLPITEFLFSDVDFVKELVKWSPSLYRVGDGWMGFVYALEGIYNNQVALDKIRSLKRFDAGNTLSNLLWWIHSRRDYRC is encoded by the coding sequence ATGGCTCTCACAGGAGAAAGAGATGAACCTTTTCTGTTCCCATCAATGGATTATCAAGGTGACCCTCCCAAATTCTTCTCTTCAGACCTTCTTTCATCGCCTTTACCCACACATTCTTTCTTCCAGAACTTTGTTGAAGCAGATGGCCACAACTCAGTGTACATTCACCCTTACCTCATCAAATCATCAGCTTCCTCTGTTTCTCTCTGCTATCCATCTCGCCGTGTTCATTCTGGTTCCATATACCAGGTATTCAAAGCTGATCTCACTATCTCTTCCTcaactcaacaaactcaacaagGTTCTCAATCTCATCATCATGTTATATCTTCCTTCAGTGATCTTAGTGTCACTTTGGATATTCCTTCTTCTCGTCTTACTTTCTTCCTTGTTAGGGGATGCCCTTATGttactttctctgtctctgatcAAACACCATTATTTTCAATAACCACTGTTCACAAATTCTCTTTCTTTACTTCAAATTCTTCACTCACCAAGTATGACCTCAAGCTTGACAATGGCCAAGCATGGCTTTTGTATGCTTCTTTACCAATCAAGGTTAGTAACAGCTATGAGACTATGATCTCTTTCTCAAAGAAATATACTTCTCATGATCATGGGGTTTCTCTGGTAGTGAGGATAGCATTGCTGCCAAATTCAAGTTCAGAACTTGAGGATGATCTTGACAGGTACAACACTTGTTATCCTGTATCTGGTGATGCTTTGTTTACTAAGCCATATTGTGTTGAATATAAGTGGAAGAGAGGGTTTGGTAATGGTGATTTGTTAATGTTAGCACACCCTCTCCATCTTCAACTTTTATCCAAGGATGAGGGTAATGTTACTGTTCTTCAAGATTTTAAGTATAGGAGCATTGATGGGGACcttgttggtgttgttggagaTTCATGGTTGCTGAAAGCAGATCATGTTCCTGTGACTTGGTATTCTACTAGAGGTGTCAAAGAAGAATCTTTTGATGAAATCAAATCAGCTCTTTCCAAAGATGTAGCTGGTCTTTGTTCTTCTGAGATAACAACAATTTCAGATTATTATTATGGGAAATTTATTGCAAGGGCAGCAAGGTTGGCTTTGATAGCTGAGGAGATTGGTTTTCTTGAAGTGGTCCCATCCGTGAAGAAGTTCTTGCATGAAACCATTCAGCCATGGTTGGATGGGACTTTTGATGGCAATGGATTTCTATATGATGCAAAATGGGGAAGGATTAGTATTGAAGCATACAGTGCTGGGTACTTCCTTTATGGAATTGCAGTGCTTGCAAAGATTGATCCAGCTTCGGGAATGAAATATAAGCCTAAAGCCTACTCACTTATGGCAAATTTTATGAACTTGGCAAGAGGATCAAACTCGAAATATACACGTCTTAGGTGTTTCGATCTGTACAAATTGCACTCTTGGACTTTATATGAAGGTCTTTGTTATTGGGAAAGTGGATGGCAACAAGACAGCAACAGTGAAGCTGTAAATATTTACTATTCTGCTGCATTGATGGGACTAGCTTATGGTGACCTGCATCTTGCTTCCATTGGATCAACTCTTGCATCATTGGAGATTCATGCTGCTAAGATGTGGTGGCATGTGAAAGAGGGTGATAATCTCTATGAAGATGATTTTGCAAAAGAAAATAAGTTAGTTGGTTATCTTTCTGCTAACTATAGACTTGATCTAATGCGCTATTATCAAAGTGAGAGGGAGTGTAAGATTGGCTTTCATGTTTTACCCTTATTGCCTATTACTGAGTTCTTATTCTCCGATGTTGATTTTGTTAAGGAGCTTGTGAAGTGGTCACCATCTCTGTATAGAGTAGGAGACGGATGGATGGGGTTTGTGTATGCACTTGAAGGAATTTATAACAATCAAGTTGCATTGGACAAGATTAGAAGCTTAAAGCGTTTTGATGCTGGCAACACATTGAGCAATCTCTTGTGGTGGATTCACAGCAGGCGTGATTATAGATGTTAG
- the LOC112744705 gene encoding glucan endo-1,3-beta-D-glucosidase-like, whose amino-acid sequence MQMQIMANTTQLDDEQPFLFPLTNSKVLPDPSKFFSKNLFSSALPTNSFFQNFVLNDGNIQEYIHPYLIKPSDSSLSLCYPSLSVSSHSMQQVFTPDLTISSSTGSHSRHVISSFSDLSVTLRFPSSNLTFFLVRGSPYVTVSLSQHESLSITSIHKISSFSSNASPIKYSLKLDNGQKWLIYTSSPPKFSFSHDMKITFSNVSSDGAPVMLRIAVLSDSSSVNEAILDRYSSCCPLSGDALFTKPYCVEYKWQNKGFGNLLMLAHPLHLQLLSKCEGNVSILKHFKYRSIDGELVGVIGDSWLLKTDPVSVNWHSNRGVKAESYDEIKSALSKDVEDLDSSAITTTSSYFYGKLIARAARLALIAEEVDFLDVIPVVKKFLNETITPWLDGTFNGNGFLYDEKWGGIVTKQGSTDPGADFGFGVYNDHHYHLGYFLYGIAVLAKIDPKWGKKYKPQAYSIMSDFMNLGGGKAEHYHSTLNHYHYTRLRCFDLYKLHSWAGGLAEFADGRNQGSTSEAINAYYSAALLGLAYNDTELVILGSTLAALEIHAAKMWWHVNGEGDSNMYEKDFVKKNKLIGVLWSNKRDSGLWFAPPVRKECRLGIQLMPLVPVSEFLFSYKSFVKKVVEWTMPALGRKGVEDGWKGFVYALEGVYDNESALEKIRSLKHFDNGNSFSNSLWWIHSRGSTK is encoded by the coding sequence ATGCAGATGCAGATAATGGCAAACACAACCCAGTTAGATGATGAACAACCTTTTCTCTTCCCACTAACAAACTCCAAAGTGCTCCCTGACCCTTCAAAGTTCTTCTCTAAAAACCTTTTCTCTTCTGCTTTGCCTACAAACTCATTCTTCCAGAACTTCGTCCTCAACGATGGCAACATACAAGAGTATATTCATCCTTACCTCATCAAACCCTCTgattcctctctttctctctgctACCCTTCTCTCTCTGTCTCCTCTCATTCCATGCAACAAGTCTTCACACCTGATCTCACTATCTCTTCCTCAACAGGTTCTCATTCCCGCCATGTTATATCTTCCTTTAGTGATCTCAGTGTCACTCTTCGTTTTCCTTCTTCCAATCTCACTTTCTTCCTTGTCAGGGGAAGCCCTTATGTTACTGTTTCTTTGTCTCAACATGAATCTCTTTCTATAACCTCTATACATAaaatctcttctttttcttcaaatgCTTCACCCATTAAGTATTCTCTTAAGCTTGACAATGGTCAGAAATGGCTTATCTATACTTCTTCACCACCCAAATTTAGCTTCAGCCATGACATGAAAATCACTTTCTCGAATGTTTCTTCTGATGGGGCTCCTGTGATGCTTCGGATAGCAGTACTGTCAGATTCAAGCTCAGTAAACGAGGCTATTCTTGACAGATACAGCTCTTGCTGCCCGctttctggagatgctttgttcacTAAACCGTATTGTGTTGAATATAAGTGGCAGAATAAAGGTTTTGGTAATTTGTTGATGTTAGCTCACCCTCTCCACCTTCAACTTCTGTCTAAATGTGAGGGTAATGTGTCTATTCTTAAACATTTTAAGTATAGAAGCATTGATGGGGAGCTTGTTGGTGTTATTGGAGATTCATGGTTATTGAAAACTGATCCTGTTTCTGTGAATTGGCATTCAAACAGAGGTGTCAAAGCAGAATCCTATGATGAAATCAAATCAGCTCTTTCTAAAGATGTTGAGGATCTAGATTCTTCTGCAATAACAACTACTTCATCTTATTTTTATGGGAAATTGATAGCAAGGGCAGCAAGGTTGGCTTTGATAGCTGAAGAAGTTGATTTTCTTGATGTGATTCCTGTGGTTAAGAAgttcttgaatgaaaccattacTCCATGGCTAGATGGAACTTTCAATGGGAATGGATTTCTATATGATGAGAAATGGGGCGGAATTGTTACCAAACAAGGTTCTACTGATCCAGGTGCTGATTTTGGCTTTGGAGTTtacaatgatcaccattatcatttgggATACTTTCTCTATGGAATTGCAGTGCTTGCAAAGATTGATCCAAAATGGGGTAAGAAGTACAAGCCTCAAGCCTATTCAATTATGTCAGATTTTATGAACTTAGGAGGAGGAAAAGCAGAACATTATCATTCAACTTTGAATCATTATCATTACACACGTTTAAGGTGTTTTGATCTTTACAAATTGCATTCTTGGGCCGGAGGACTAGCCGAATTTGCGGACGGCAGGAATCAAGGGAGCACAAGTGAAGCTATAAATGCATACTATTCAGCAGCATTGTTGGGTTTGGCATATAATGATACAGAACTTGTTATATTAGGATCAACTCTTGCAGCATTGGAAATTCATGCAGCTAAAATGTGGTGGCATGTGAATGGAGAAGGAGATAGTAATATgtatgaaaaagattttgtaaAAAAGAATAAGTTAATTGGGGTTCTATGGTCTAATAAGAGAGACAGTGGATTGTGGTTTGCACCTCCTGTGCGCAAAGAGTGTAGGCTTGGGATTCAGCTTATGCCATTGGTACCTGTTTCCGAATTCTTATTTTCTTACAAGAGTTTTGTGAAGAAGGTTGTAGAATGGACTATGCCTGCTTTGGGTAGAAAAGGTGTTGAAGATGGGTGGAAGGGATTTGTGTATGCATTGGAAGGAGTTTATGATAATGAAAGTGCTTTGGAGAAGATTAGAAGTTTGAAGCATTTTGATAATGGCAACTCATTTAGTAATTCGCTTTGGTGGATTCATAGCAGAGGTAGTACTAAGTAG